The Cryptomeria japonica chromosome 6, Sugi_1.0, whole genome shotgun sequence genomic interval atctgtctagtccataccactagcctcttactgatggtaagtacgccctgcgtggtcaactggcataaaataagcttaatcttaagtcgttacacatctattgttcatgcattatcttgaatggtgatcattgtcagatggtgtacgatttgaacgtattggaagcatcccttagaagatcgcactgaattggtgttgaattgttcaacctgatggtgagacccagcctagtaggactccacctagtcattcatccatcttctcgtaTTCTAGATAGTAGAGTAGACTTcttgaaccctgcatcttttgtcatttgtttgttTTCCAATTAGTTAATAGgacctgtgattccagcaaatcagacgtttaggtcgtcaagtgtaagtccccttgtgattccagcaaaatcacatcataccatagagagcttatccacacgtagagatcctacataacagaaccttggagttactccgactgatccttcaacGAGATCTTTAGCaatcgggaactttgttcaagagaggataagatactttggtattttattctgtgttcgcatgtgcataaaaaacacatcaacaggtaccaTCAGCATACGCGAGCAAGTAACTATGCtcaccacatacttcatgaatagcGAAGGGGCCTCTCTATAGGGAATCAAATTTCCCGTGCAttccctttggttccctcctcttgtcccataacaaaacTTGATCACCAACTGCGAACTCACGAGAAGTTGCCTTCTTGTCAAACAacgccttcacttggctttggtgtgtaGCAATTCTATCTACCACCTCTGCCCTTGTTTCCTCCAACTGAGAAAGAAACATTATCCACTTATCAAGCGAACCTTGGTAGGTTTCATCTTCAACGGCCTTGTCAAGCTTCAATGCTAGAAGTTCCAAAGTGATAGGAATTTCGGCATTCATTCCATACAGAAGTTGGAATGGTGACATGTCGATTGCTCTCTTAGGAGTTATACGATCCGCCAATAACGCATCATAGAGAGTCTTGTGCCAAGTCCATCgtttctcatcaacaagcttcctgaTTATTGTAACCAAGTTCTTATTGCTtgactcagcctgaccatttccttgcggataataATCAGACGAGTGTGAAAGGGTAATACCATAATCGAAACAAAagtcaatgatctcataagatgaaaaacaaggAGCATTATCAGATACTATCTTATGAGGACACCAAACATTGAAACGATGTTCTCTCTCATAATTTGACAAACAATTGCTGAGGTAGCTTGCTTGGTgggaattgcctccacccatttggtaaagtaatctaTAGCAGTGAGAATATACATGTGACCCACACTAGATGATGGATTGACAGGTCCAACGAAATCCAATCCCCACAGTTGAAATGGCTCTTCAATTACCACTGGCTTGAGAGAAAGTGCAGCCAACTTAGGCTTACCAACAAACTGTTGACATTGTTCGCATTTGTGAACCTAGCTGCATGCATCCTTAAACAAGGTTGGCCAATTGTATCTTGCACGCGAAATTTTGTGTGCAGTGATAGGAGCAGAAAAGTGTCCTCCACAAGCAAGATTATGGAAAGCTTGAAGTAACCTTACTTATTGTTGCTTGTCAAAGCAACGCAAGAAATTTCCATCCAAACCCTTCTTATTCAAACCATTGTCCCATAAGACAAAGTTCACTACTTTGAGCTTCAAAGTTCGCTTTTCATTGCGTGACAGGTGTGCGGGGCACTCACCATATGTTAAAAGATATGCCAAGTCAGAATACCACTCATCAATGGTGCTGACAAAcagaaccttgggaagatcttcatTCATGCCTTCATTTTCGAGCACTACCTCATCACTTGATTTGTTATCGGCAATCAACTAACACAAACCTTTTCCACGAACCAACTTAGTAGGCTTTATTTCCATGTCATATTCCTAAATtttggcaacccagttgccccttttagttccaaattcCTGTTGCGTAAGAATagacttgacaacaacatcaggaACAAGAGCAGTAACATGAGAATTGAGAATGTAGAACCTAAAATGTTTTATTGCTTTTACTACGGCAAAGGCATGCTTCTCCATTGCGGAAAACTTTTTCTCATGAGTTTTCAAAGGATAACTCATAAAAGCAATAGGTGACTCAACACCTTCTTTGTTCTTCTGCATCAATATAGTTGAACAAGTATGATTTGATGCATAACTATACATTATGAATTCCTTAGTGTAATCCGGACATACCAAGACCGGAGCATGAGCAATGGCTTCCTTAATTTCATTAATGGCTTTCTTACCTTCAGGACTccatttgaaaagagatttcccttTCATCATGTCAACTATGTGACAAGTCTATTCAACAAAGTCTCAAATGAACCTTCGCAAGAAGTTTACTTTACCGAAGGAGTGCACAGCAGTTTTGCTTGTCGGCAAGGAAAGACTACAAATAGCTTTAACTCTTTCAGCATCAATCTTGATACCTTCCTTAGACACAATGTGTCAAAGTAGTTTTCCCTCCGTAACTCCAAAAACtgatttcttgggattaagagatatcccatGCTGTCGGCACTTCTCTAGCACTTGTTATAGatgataaaaatgatcctaacgTTGTTTAGAGAAAACAGTTAGatcatcaagataaaccacaatgaacttaccaagaaaatctCGGAAAGCCAAATCCATTGCACACTGAAAAGTCACTCCTGCATTTATCAACCCGAAAGGCATTTTGCGgtatgcaaaggtaccccatgGGGTTGTAAAagcagtcttgtgttgatcttgctcaagaacctccacttgattataacctgaaaatccgTCCAACATGAACATCATCTCAGATCTGGTGACAGCCTGTAAAATGTGATCCATGACTGACAACGGGTAATTGTCTTTCAAGGATGCTTGATTCAAATTCCAAAAATCAACACATTCGGATCTCGCCATTCTTCTTGCGCACAGGCACAATATTAGCTATCCAGGTGGAGTGATGAATAGGGAAGATTATCCTTGCCTTTAGCATTTTCTGGATTTCAGCAAAGATGGTATCAGAAATCTTCGGATTGTACTGCCTTTGCTTTTGATGGAAAGGAGCAAAACCGAACTTCAATGGAATGTCATCACAAAGCTCTTTAGGACGGAAAGACTTCAAGTCATCATAAGAGTAGGCCAAGACATCAATatattgctgcaataatgcaacaaatttacgCCTTTCTTCATGTGAACATcattttccaatgttgatcatcttCGGATTCTCATCCATTCCAATATTCACTTGCTCATACTCCATTGTACTAGCAGctgatttttgttgctttttgaCATAGCGATCATGCTTGTCAAACAATTTTTCAAGAGAAACAAGACCCTTAGGGATCTTATTACCCTTTAGTTGTAGGAACTTTTcaccagtttccacatcaacactttcaatggcaTCTCTTGAAGGATACTGACTGCCATCAAAATACAAATCATCAAAGTTATCAGCAGTCTGCAAGAAATTGATTACGTGCTGATCATCATTGAACACCTGCCAATTGTCAGAATTATCAGGAACACTTGGTCAGAAGATCATCTCAATAGTATATGTCGGTCCTGAAAAATCCTTATGCGGAATTAACAAGGTTGCGGATACTGCTAAGGAATCCGCTCTGTCATTGAATTCCCTGGAAACAACAGATAGATCAAAGGCATCAAACGCCTCAATTGAGTCCTACACAAGATTACGATAATGCCTTAGCCTATCGCTTCTTGTCTGATAGATATTTCTGACTTGACAAACAATCAATTCAACATCTCCCTGAGCATGCAAATTCTTAATTCCTTTCTTTTGAGCAACATTCATTCCCAAAAGAAGagactcatactcagcaatgttattagtGTTGTCAAACTGTAACTTGAAAAAAAATGGGAACATCTTACCATCAAGAGACACGAAAACAATACCTGCCCCTGATCCAGTAGAAGAGCAACTACCATCAAACTCTAATGCCCAAACATCATTTGGATCACCAACACTGACAATATCAAAATTGAGCAGTTGCTCTTGTGGAGTTGAGGATCCCACAGATTCAGCAGCAATACTCTCACAATCACTTGAACTTTCATCAAGCAAAATGACATCCTCTATTTCAGGTACAACTTCGAACTCATCATCAGCATATAAGAAATAATTGCCCATACCTGATGACTCAAAAAGAACCTGAGCCCCATTGATCATCAAATTTCACAACAGTGTATTGTGATTCTTTTTCTGGAAATAACTTTTTGATCTCTCCCTTGATGGGAATACGTGCTTCAGTCATATCTATATTCAATTCTCCTCCAACATCTCTGCAAAAATTCCTTCCCAATAGTATGCCATAGGAAGTCAGCACATCAGCTACCAATACTGTCATTTTGATCTTCTTGTTTGGGAATGTGGCAAAAGCAAACTGTGCATCCTTAATTTGACCTATTAATGGGACTTGTTTGCTATCCATGGAAAAGCATCTACCAAACGTCTTAGTCAAGGTTAAACCAAGAGCGTTGGCAACTTTTGTCGGCATAACATTGTCAGATGCTCCAGAATCAATTACACAATTACTCAACTTATGATCATTAATCAACAAGGAAATATAAAATGCTTCTATCTTTTCCGTAGGAGAAGGAGAACTCGCTAagttgttttgggatatgttggaTTTGGGAGGATTACTTGAGGAAGTATCTCTCTTTT includes:
- the LOC131043644 gene encoding uncharacterized protein LOC131043644, producing MGNYFLYADDEFEVVPEIEDVILLDESSSDCESIAAESVGSSTPQEQLLNFDIVSVGDPNDVWALEFDGSCSSTGSGAGIVFVSLDGKMFPFFFKLQFDNTNNIAEYESLLLGMNVAQKKGIKNLHAQGDVELIVFNDDQHVINFLQTADNFDDLYFDGSQYPSRDAIESVDVETGEKFLQLKGNKIPKGLVSLEKLFDKHDRYVKKQQKSAASTMEYEQQYIDVLAYSYDDLKSFRPKELCDDIPLKFGFAPFHQKQRQYNPKISDTIFAEIQKMLKKNKEGVESPIAFMSYPLKTHEKKFSAMEKHAFAVVKAIKHFRFYILNSHVTALVPDVVVKSILTQQEFGTKRGNWFVGKPKLAALSLKPVVIEEPFQLWGLDFVGPVNPSSSVGHMYILTAIDYFTKWVEAIPTKQATSAIIIDFCFDYGITLSHSSDYYPQGNGQAESSNKNLVTIIRKLVDEKRWTWHKTLYDALLADRITPKRAIDMSPFQLLYGMNAEIPITLELLALKLDKAVEDETYQGSLDKWIMFLSQLEETRAEVVDRIATHQSQVKALFDKKATSREFAVGDQVLLWDKRREPKGMHGKFDSL